Proteins encoded in a region of the Rutidosis leptorrhynchoides isolate AG116_Rl617_1_P2 chromosome 9, CSIRO_AGI_Rlap_v1, whole genome shotgun sequence genome:
- the LOC139869429 gene encoding uncharacterized protein yields the protein MDNFSFASTTTHYYSTFSGKPYSVSTTTLPLYPITACSHDSENPTATSSSIRRPTNSKPFKPITNSPVNPQPPKPKSHKTNPLKTLPNPTLKRNHIDNTSRTLTDKLWLTSKLAPPPPPPPPPPPPPQRSPDTDELEKDNSCLDSSGDLGARRIEYQEKGKIFVGNLPLWIKKNELTEFFRQFGPIKNVILIKGYNETERNMGFGFVIYSGKLAEKSAMKAVEFDGMEFHGRVLTIKLDDGRRMKEKCVDRARWIEGDDSVDYKSKWQEEREGSRTELKKVLETQPENWQAVITAFQRIKKPSRKEFGLMVNYYARRGDVHRARETFESMRARGIEPSTHVFTNLIHAYAVGRDMDEALSCARKMKEEGIEMSLVTYSILVGGFAKVGDTDAADKWFKEAKETQTTLNAIIYGNIIYAHCQALNMERAEALVREMEEEGIDATMDIYHTMMDGYTMIKNGDKCLVVFKRLKECGFTPSVITYGCLINLYTKMGKVSKALEISETMKFNGIKHNMKTYSMLINGFIKLKDWANAFAVFEDVIKDGLKPDVVLYNNIINAFCGMGNMDRAIRTVEEMQKVRHKPTSRTFMPIIHAYARAGEAKKALEVFNMMRMSGCIPTVHPYNALILGLVEKRQMERAVKILDEMLLAGVSPNEHTYTTIMHGYASLGDTGKAFEYFAKVKNEGLDLDVFTYEALLKACCKAGRMQSALAVTKEMHARKIPRNTFVYNILIDGWARRGDVWEAADLMQQMKQEGVQPDIRTYTSLVNACCKAGDMLRAEKTIKEMEAAGLKPNLKTFTTLIHGWARASLPEKALRCFEDMKRVGLKPDRAVYHCLMTSLLSRASIAEDYMYSGIEQICAEMIDLGLTVDMGTAVHWARCLRKIERGGGDITEALQKTFPPDWNSQDTLDEIAWVEGNEDDNDDSHRDFDEL from the exons ATGGATAACTTTTCATTTGCATCCACCACCACTCATTATTACTCTACTTTTTCCGGCAAGCCATACTCAGTTTCCACCACCACACTACCGTTATACCCCATCACTGCTTGCTCACATGATTCTGAGAACCCCACCGCCACCTCATCATCCATTCGCCGTCCCACTAATAGCAAACCCTTTAAACCAATCACCAACTCACCTGTTAATCCCCAACCTCCAAAACCTAAATCTCACAAAACTAATCCCCTTAAAACACTACCCAATCCCACGCTTAAAAGAAACCATATTGATAATACCTCACGAACGCTAACGGATAAACTTTGGTTAACCAGCAAACTCGCTCCGCCCCCACCGCCTCCGCCGCCGCCTCCGCCGCCACCTCAACGATCGCCCGATACAGATGAATTGGAAAAGGATAATAGTTGTTTGGATAGCTCTGGTGATTTGGGAGCCAGGCGAATTGAGTATCAAGAAAAAGGGAAAATCTTTGTGGGTAACCTTCCGTTGTGGATAAAGAAGAACGAGCTAACCGAATTCTTTAGGCAGTTTGGTCCCATAAAGAATGTGATATTGATAAAGGGTTACAATGAAACGGAAAGAAACATGGGGTTCGGGTTTGTAATATACAGCGGTAAATTGGCTGAAAAGTCGGCAATGAAGGCGGTGGAGTTCGATGGTATGGAGTTTCATGGCAGGGTTTTAACGATTAAACTTGATGACGGGAGGAGAATGAAGGAGAAGTGCGTCGATAGAGCTCGGTGGATCGAAGGGGATGATAGTGTAGATTACAAGTCAAAATGGCAAGAAGAAAGGGAGGGTTCAAGAACCGAACTTAAGAAGGTTCTGGAAACTCAACCGGAGAATTGGCAGGCCGTTATCACAGCTTTTCAAAGGATTAAGAAG CCTTCCAGGAAAGAGTTTGGGTTGATGGTCAACTATTATGCAAGGCGAGGGGACGTGCATCGAGCCAGAGAAACTTTCGAGAGCATGCGGGCCAGGGGAATTGAGCCAAGCACACACGTATTTACCAA CCTAATTCACGCTTATGCAGTTGGTAGAGATATGGATGAGGCACTTTCATGTGCAAGGAAAATGAAAGAAGAGGGGATAGAAATGAGTTTAGTGACATATAGTATTCTTGTGGGAGGATTTGCTAAAGTTGGTGATACAGA TGCTGCAGATAAGTGGTTCAAGGAGGCCAAAGAGACACAGACAACCTTGAATGCCATTATATACGGAAACATAATCTATGCTCATTG TCAAGCCTTAAACATGGAGCGTGCAGAAGCCTTGGTCAGGGAGATGGAGGAAGAGGGTATAGATGCTACGATGGATATATACCACACAATGATGGATGGTTATACGATGATTAAAAATGGAGATAAATGTCTTGTGGTATTTAAGAGGCTTAAG GAATGTGGCTTCACACCATCAGTAATCACATATGGATGTCTTATTAATCTTTACACCAAG ATGGGAAAAGTTTCCAAAGCGTTGGAGATCAGTGAAACAATGAAATTTAATGGAATAAAGCATAACATGAAGACATATTCAATGTTAATTAACGGATTTATAAAGCTAAAAGACTGGGCTAATGCATTTGCAGTATTTGAAGATGTGATCAAAGATGGTTTAAAGCCCGATGTAGTTCTGTATAATAACATCATTAACGCTTTTTGTGGCATGGGAAACATGGATCGTGCAATTCGTACTGTTGAGGAAATGCAAAAAGTGAGACATAAACCTACATCTCGAACATTTATGCCTATAATTCATGCTTATGCAAGGGCTGGGGAAGCTAAAAAAGCTCTCGAAGTGTTTAATATGATGAGAATGAGTGGATGCATCCCGACTGTGCATCCTTATAACGCTCTTATTCTTGGTCTTGTTGAGAAACGTCAG ATGGAAAGGGCGGTGAAAATATTGGATGAAATGTTACTGGCTGGGGTTAGCCCAAACGAGCATACATACACCACTATCATGCATGGTTATGCATCATTAGGTGATACTGGAAAAGCATTCGAGTATTTTGCTAAAGTTAAGAACGAGGGATTGGATCTTGATGTTTTTACGTATGAGGCGTTACTTAAAGCGTGTTGTAAAGCTGGAAGGATGCAAAGTGCTCTAGCCGTGACCAAAGAAATGCATGCCCGGAAAATTCCAAGAAATACTTTTGTTTACAACATACTTATTGACGG ATGGGCTCGAAGGGGTGATGTTTGGGAAGCTGCTGACCTAATGCAACAAATGAAACAAGAAGGGGTCCAACCCGACATCCGAACTTATACATCTTTAGTTAACGCTTGTTGCAAAGCCGGAGATATGCTC CGAGCAGAAAAAACGATAAAAGAAATGGAGGCTGCAGGATTAAAACCAAATCTTAAAACTTTCACCACATTAATCCATGGCTGGGCACGTGCTTCACTTCCCGAAAAAGCTTTGAGATGCTTTGAAGATATGAAACGGGTCGGGTTAAAACCCGACCGAGCTGTGTACCACTGCTTGATGACATCATTGTTGTCACGAGCTTCTATAGCTGAAGACTATATGTACTCGGGCATTGAACAAATATGTGCTGAAATGATTGACTTGGGTTTGACTGTTGACATGGGAACCGCAGTTCATTGGGCCCGTTGTTTACGTAAGATTGAAAGAGGTGGCGGAGATATTACCGAAGCACTTCAGAAGACGTTCCCTCCTGATTGGAACTCGCAGGACACGCTTGATGAAATTGCTTGGGTGGAGGGGAATGAAGACGATAATGATGATTCTCATCGCGATTTTGATGAGTTATAA